A window of Streptomyces sp. NBC_01142 genomic DNA:
AGACGTACAACACCCCGGCGCTGTCCACGCTCTTCCTGCTGAACGAGCAGCTGACCTGGCTGAACACCCAGGGCGGCCTGGACTGGTCGGTCCGCCGCACCGCGACGTCGTCGCGCACGCTGTACGGCTGGGCCGAGGCGTCCAAGTACGCGACCCCGTTCGTGGTCGACCCGGCCAAGCGTTCCCAGGTCATCGGCACGATCGACTTCGCGGACGAGATCGACGCGGCGGCGGTGGCCAAGGCGCTGCGCGCGAACGGCATCGTCGACACGGAGCCGTACCGCAAGCTGGGCCGCAACCAGCTGCGCGTGGCGATGTTCCCGGCGATCGACCCGGCGGACGTCGAGGCGCTGACGGCCTGCATCGACTACGTGATCGAGAAGCTGTAACGACGGACAGCTGTACGACGAGGGGCCCGGCGGCGCACATGCTGCCGGGCCCCTCGCGCTCTCACTCCCGCCGCCGCACTCCGTCCGGCCACACGTACGAGTGACGGGTCGCGAACCGGACGCACGACCGCCTTCCGGCCTACGATGATGCTCTCGACACCAGCCACCAGGAGGCCCGCATGTCTGCCGCAGCAGCCGAGCACCCCTGCGACGGCCCGCCGGCCACCCTGCTCGAGACGGCCAACAGCCTGATGGAGCAGCACCCCGGCTACCGCGTCGAGATCATCGGAGGCGTCATCACCGTGGCCCCACCACCCGACGGCGCCCATGCAAGGGCGCTCACCAAGCTCATGAGCCCCTTCATGGTGGCCGGCCTCGATGGCGGGGAGACAGAGGTACTCCAGGCAGTCGGGCTCTGGCTGCCGGGAGGCCCGGACGACTACGCCATCCCGGACCTCGCCGTCGTGGACGCCGATTTCGAAGAGCATCTCGTCGAGAACAACTCCTACGACCCCGCCGTGTTCCGCCTGGTCCTGGAGGTCACCTCCACCAACTACCAGTCGGACCTGCGGAACAAGGTCGCCGCCTACGCCGAGGCCAAGATCCCCGTCTACGTGATCATCGACCGCAAGCACACACGCGTCCACGTTCTGACGGAGCCCGTCGCCGGCGCGTACGACCAGCACCGCGTCCATGCGCCCGGCGAGCAGATCACGCTCCCCGACTCGATCGGTGCCGAGGTCAAGCTCGACGTGGCGGCCCTTCTCCAGGCCGGGGAGCGCAAGGCCTGACCCGAGCCGCTCTCACCGGCTCAGCCGCTGGAAGCGCCGGACCGCCAGCGGCAGGAACACCGCCGTGATCGCCACCGGCCACACCACCGCCATCAGCAGCGCGTTCTCCTGGATCCAACTGCCGTCGCCGGCCACCGGATTGCCGAGCAGCTCGCGCGCGGCCGCCGCCGTCGACGAGATCGGGTTCCAGGCGGCGAGCGTGCCCAGCCAGTCGGGCATCGTCGAGGGCGCCACGAAGACGCTGGAGATCATGGTGAAGGGGAAGGCGACGGCGTAGAGCCCGCCGGCCGCCTCCGGGCTCGGGACCAGCAGTCCGAGCAGGACGCCC
This region includes:
- a CDS encoding Uma2 family endonuclease, which codes for MSAAAAEHPCDGPPATLLETANSLMEQHPGYRVEIIGGVITVAPPPDGAHARALTKLMSPFMVAGLDGGETEVLQAVGLWLPGGPDDYAIPDLAVVDADFEEHLVENNSYDPAVFRLVLEVTSTNYQSDLRNKVAAYAEAKIPVYVIIDRKHTRVHVLTEPVAGAYDQHRVHAPGEQITLPDSIGAEVKLDVAALLQAGERKA